A genomic window from Methanobrevibacter sp. TLL-48-HuF1 includes:
- a CDS encoding MATE family efflux transporter, whose translation MSENANVELLRGDPKKAINKLAYPIIGSLLLIMLNNIIDSVWVAGLGSDPLAAIGYITPLFMILVGVGNGIGAGANSLISRFIGAKDKKGADSATAHSLILSIVISIAFMVLFLIILDPILKIMGAAEVLDYCKQYGVVLFIWTFALVIPTIIGGIFRAEGDVNRATIPLAVTAIANMILDPIFIYTLNQGIAGAAMATGIAGFIGLLMQIYWIYVKKNTYLSYSLKNFKNNMKMYLDILTVGIPASLEQLIMSVLAIVVNFLLTIVAGTTAVAVYTAGWRIISVGIIPAVGVGTAAVTVAGVAYGARNYDKIKTTVRYAVKIGFIVSLITCLLIHFFAGQIAYIFSYSSTSAALAPLITDFLKIMCLFVLFVPFGATAGNVFQGLGKGTISLVLTTFRELILVLIFACLLGLVFNMGEIGVYIGMLIGGLIGSVIAYGIIEIYVKRLIRRNQNGA comes from the coding sequence ATGTCAGAAAATGCAAATGTGGAATTATTAAGAGGAGACCCAAAAAAAGCAATAAACAAATTAGCTTACCCTATTATAGGAAGTTTGCTTCTGATAATGCTAAATAACATTATAGACAGTGTATGGGTTGCAGGTTTAGGTTCAGACCCTCTAGCTGCAATAGGTTATATTACTCCATTATTTATGATTTTAGTAGGAGTAGGAAATGGTATAGGAGCAGGGGCAAACTCTCTTATTTCAAGATTCATCGGAGCAAAAGATAAAAAAGGAGCAGACAGTGCAACAGCACATTCATTAATACTGAGTATAGTTATCTCAATAGCATTTATGGTGCTTTTTCTTATAATTTTAGATCCTATATTAAAAATTATGGGAGCTGCTGAAGTATTGGATTACTGTAAACAATATGGAGTAGTACTGTTTATCTGGACTTTTGCATTAGTAATACCTACAATCATCGGAGGAATATTTAGAGCAGAAGGAGATGTAAATAGAGCAACAATTCCCCTTGCAGTTACAGCTATTGCAAATATGATTTTAGACCCAATATTCATCTACACATTAAATCAAGGAATTGCCGGAGCAGCTATGGCAACAGGAATAGCTGGATTTATCGGTCTTTTAATGCAAATTTACTGGATTTATGTTAAAAAGAACACTTATCTTTCATACTCTCTTAAAAACTTTAAAAACAATATGAAAATGTATTTGGATATTTTAACAGTAGGAATTCCAGCCAGTTTAGAACAGCTTATTATGTCTGTACTAGCTATTGTTGTTAACTTCTTACTAACTATCGTAGCTGGAACAACAGCAGTTGCAGTATATACAGCAGGCTGGAGAATTATTTCAGTTGGAATCATACCAGCAGTAGGAGTAGGAACAGCAGCAGTTACAGTAGCGGGAGTAGCTTATGGTGCTCGAAATTATGATAAAATAAAAACAACAGTAAGATATGCTGTTAAAATCGGATTTATCGTTTCATTAATTACATGTTTATTAATCCATTTCTTTGCAGGTCAAATTGCATATATATTCTCATATTCATCAACAAGTGCTGCATTAGCTCCATTAATCACAGATTTCTTAAAAATAATGTGCTTATTTGTATTGTTTGTACCATTTGGTGCAACTGCAGGAAATGTATTCCAGGGACTTGGAAAAGGAACAATCTCCCTTGTACTAACAACATTCAGAGAATTGATATTAGTTTTAATATTTGCATGTCTCCTAGGACTTGTATTTAATATGGGTGAAATTGGAGTGTATATTGGAATGCTTATAGGAGGACTTATCGGTTCCGTAATAGCTTACGGAATTATTGAAATTTATGTCAAACGCCTAATCAGGAGAAATCAAAATGGGGCTTGA
- the argS gene encoding arginine--tRNA ligase, translating to MYFEIEKQAIDAISDALDKFEVDDTLENFQVEDEKNFRLEFPPNPDMGDLASTIAFSLAKKLRKAPNLIASEIVEKLEIPEIFEKVEAIGPYVNFFIDYSAFSKKLLEHVGKDYGQLPKADEKIILEHTSANPNGPLHIGHVRNSIFGDSLNRLLKVAGREVETQYYVNDMGRQIAIIVFGITELGLKIEDQEGDKIDHKIGRLYFKANQKLNEDESLVSHVDNLIERYEGGAEPELNKIFEEVVESCLLGIKETLHRININHDDFVWEGQFVRSGEVDDMIKYFDHEGFVSYGDVTYIDLTCFQIEKEFVLRRSDGTSLYSTRDLAYHRYKATQGDVVLDILGSDHKLAAQQINVIFKEILREIPPEVIFYEFITLPSGSMSTRKGVFVSVDELVDEAVKRAADEIKSRNPDLTDEEIKPMAEDIGVGAIRFFIAKLSPEKHLTFKWDEALSFERGCASIQYAHARACKLLKKSGKDVSSLAVSDDWVPDENEKDLIRTIAKFPQVIEDCANKKRIHNITQYCQDLAGAFNKFYKAEQVIGSDVEDTRLVLVDRAKTTLKNALDILGVPAPQKM from the coding sequence ATGTATTTTGAGATAGAAAAACAGGCGATTGATGCTATAAGTGATGCTTTAGACAAGTTTGAAGTAGATGATACTTTAGAAAATTTTCAGGTTGAAGATGAAAAGAATTTTAGATTGGAATTTCCCCCAAATCCGGACATGGGAGATTTAGCTAGTACTATTGCATTTTCACTTGCTAAAAAATTAAGGAAAGCCCCTAATCTTATAGCTTCTGAAATTGTAGAAAAACTTGAAATTCCCGAAATATTTGAAAAAGTAGAAGCTATCGGCCCATATGTTAATTTTTTCATTGATTACTCAGCTTTTTCTAAAAAGCTTTTAGAGCATGTCGGAAAAGATTATGGTCAGCTTCCAAAGGCAGATGAAAAAATAATATTGGAACACACTTCAGCTAATCCTAATGGTCCGTTACATATTGGACATGTAAGGAATTCTATTTTTGGTGATTCATTAAATCGTCTTTTAAAAGTAGCCGGTAGGGAAGTTGAAACACAGTATTATGTAAATGATATGGGAAGACAGATAGCTATTATTGTATTTGGAATTACTGAACTTGGTTTAAAAATTGAAGATCAGGAAGGAGATAAAATCGACCATAAGATTGGAAGATTATATTTCAAAGCCAATCAAAAATTAAACGAAGATGAAAGTTTAGTTTCACATGTAGATAATCTGATTGAAAGATATGAAGGTGGAGCAGAACCTGAATTAAATAAAATATTCGAAGAAGTAGTTGAAAGCTGTCTTTTAGGAATTAAGGAAACACTTCATAGAATCAATATAAACCACGATGATTTTGTATGGGAAGGTCAGTTTGTAAGAAGTGGTGAAGTGGATGATATGATTAAATACTTTGACCATGAAGGATTTGTCTCATATGGTGATGTAACTTATATTGATTTAACCTGCTTCCAAATCGAAAAAGAATTTGTACTTAGAAGGTCTGACGGTACTTCACTTTACTCAACAAGAGATTTAGCTTATCACAGATACAAAGCCACTCAGGGAGATGTGGTTTTAGATATTTTAGGTTCAGACCACAAATTAGCAGCTCAACAGATTAATGTAATCTTTAAAGAAATTTTAAGAGAAATTCCTCCGGAAGTTATATTCTATGAATTTATTACGCTTCCTTCAGGATCCATGTCTACAAGAAAAGGAGTATTTGTTTCAGTTGATGAACTGGTTGATGAAGCTGTAAAAAGAGCAGCTGATGAAATTAAATCCAGAAATCCTGATTTAACTGATGAAGAAATTAAACCTATGGCTGAAGATATTGGTGTTGGAGCTATCAGGTTCTTTATAGCTAAATTATCCCCTGAAAAACACTTAACCTTTAAATGGGATGAGGCATTAAGCTTTGAGCGAGGATGTGCTTCTATTCAGTATGCTCATGCAAGAGCATGTAAATTACTTAAAAAATCAGGTAAAGATGTATCTTCTTTAGCTGTATCTGATGACTGGGTCCCTGATGAAAATGAAAAAGATTTAATTAGGACAATAGCTAAGTTCCCACAGGTTATTGAAGACTGTGCTAACAAAAAAAGGATTCACAATATTACACAATACTGTCAGGATTTGGCTGGTGCATTTAATAAATTCTATAAAGCTGAACAAGTTATTGGTTCAGATGTAGAAGATACAAGACTTGTTTTAGTTGATAGGGCTAAAACTACTTTAAAAAATGCTTTAGATATTTTAGGAGTTCCAGCTCCTCAAAAAATGTAA
- the purD gene encoding phosphoribosylamine--glycine ligase, whose product MKVLVVGTGAREHAIADALKDDVELYCYMSKVNPGISKIAEFAQGDEGEIEKVAKFAVDNNIDIAFIGPEAPLGKGIVDELEKNGISCVGPSQSAARIETDKSFMRKLFEDYNIEGSLVYKVFDNYDDVSAFLDDFDRDVVVKPVGLTGGKGVKIVGDHLKDNHEAKEYSKEVIDNAMGGFTQVIIEERLIGEEFTIQAFCDGTHLAPMPAAQDHPHAFEGDVGAITGGMGSYSDKGGLLPFLSQDDYDKAVKIMEATLEAIAKEAEPYKGILYGQFMLTADGPKLIEYNARFGDPEAMNVLPLLKTPLADVCQAIVDGSLDKVEFNDKASVCKYIVPEGYPETSHGGELIEVDERAIEELGAKVFYAAVGLEDDGIHLSGSRALGIVADGDSIEEAEKIAEKACACIKGNVYHRSDVGTTDLVNKRVEHMKEILN is encoded by the coding sequence ATGAAGGTCTTAGTAGTTGGAACTGGTGCTCGTGAACATGCAATAGCTGATGCACTTAAAGATGATGTTGAGTTATATTGTTATATGAGTAAAGTAAATCCAGGTATTTCAAAAATAGCCGAATTTGCACAGGGTGATGAAGGAGAAATTGAAAAAGTAGCCAAGTTTGCTGTGGATAACAATATTGACATAGCATTTATTGGTCCTGAAGCTCCTTTAGGAAAAGGAATAGTTGATGAACTTGAAAAAAATGGAATTAGCTGTGTCGGACCATCTCAAAGTGCAGCCAGAATAGAAACTGACAAATCTTTCATGAGAAAATTATTTGAAGATTATAATATTGAAGGATCTCTTGTTTACAAAGTATTTGACAATTATGATGATGTTAGTGCATTTTTAGATGACTTTGACAGGGATGTTGTAGTAAAACCTGTAGGTTTAACTGGTGGAAAAGGAGTTAAAATCGTAGGTGACCACTTAAAAGATAATCATGAAGCTAAAGAATATTCCAAAGAAGTAATTGACAATGCAATGGGTGGTTTTACTCAAGTTATCATTGAAGAAAGGTTAATCGGTGAAGAATTTACTATTCAGGCTTTTTGTGATGGAACTCACCTTGCACCAATGCCTGCAGCACAGGATCATCCTCATGCTTTTGAAGGAGATGTAGGTGCAATTACTGGTGGAATGGGTTCTTACTCTGATAAAGGAGGATTATTACCATTTTTATCTCAGGATGATTATGATAAAGCAGTAAAAATAATGGAAGCTACATTGGAAGCTATTGCAAAAGAAGCAGAACCTTATAAAGGTATTCTTTATGGTCAATTTATGTTAACTGCAGATGGGCCTAAATTAATAGAATATAATGCAAGATTTGGAGATCCTGAAGCTATGAATGTTTTACCATTACTTAAAACTCCATTAGCTGATGTATGTCAGGCTATTGTAGATGGCAGTTTAGATAAAGTGGAATTCAATGACAAAGCTAGTGTATGTAAATATATAGTTCCTGAGGGATATCCGGAAACTTCTCATGGCGGAGAACTCATTGAAGTGGATGAAAGAGCTATTGAAGAGTTGGGAGCTAAAGTATTTTATGCAGCAGTCGGTCTTGAAGATGACGGTATTCACCTTTCAGGTTCCAGGGCATTAGGTATTGTAGCTGATGGTGACAGTATTGAAGAAGCTGAAAAAATAGCTGAAAAAGCATGTGCTTGTATAAAAGGTAATGTATATCACAGAAGTGATGTGGGAACTACGGACCTTGTTAATAAAAGAGTAGAACACATGAAAGAAATCCTAAATTAA
- the argF gene encoding ornithine carbamoyltransferase yields the protein MSNLLSVCDIKDEVLDILELAKNFKEGKMEEKPLAGKSLAMIFQKSSTRTRVSFDVGMYQLGGQALFLSSSELQMGRGEPIPDTAKVLSRFVDGIMIRAIEHDDVVELAKYSDVPVISGLTNLEHPCQALADMLTIKEHLGKLEGKKLCFVGDGNNVCNSLLLMAPLVGMDMSVACPEGYEPNEDIVNTAKKLAKDHNKEITISSDLKVALDNVDVVYTDVWVSMGDEKEAEQRQKDFAPYQVNSDLMSLANDGAIFMHCLPAIRGQEVSGEVIDGPQSVVFDEAENRLHAQKAVLYHFLK from the coding sequence ATGAGCAATTTATTGTCTGTTTGTGACATCAAAGATGAAGTACTGGATATTTTAGAATTAGCTAAAAATTTCAAAGAAGGAAAAATGGAAGAAAAACCTTTAGCAGGTAAATCATTAGCTATGATATTTCAAAAATCATCTACAAGGACTAGGGTATCTTTTGATGTAGGTATGTATCAGTTAGGTGGTCAGGCTTTGTTTTTATCCTCTTCAGAATTACAAATGGGTAGAGGAGAACCTATTCCGGATACTGCAAAAGTTTTAAGTCGTTTTGTAGACGGAATAATGATACGTGCTATTGAACATGATGATGTTGTGGAATTAGCTAAATATTCTGATGTTCCGGTTATCAGTGGTTTAACTAACTTGGAACATCCCTGTCAGGCTTTAGCTGATATGTTAACTATTAAGGAACATTTAGGTAAATTGGAAGGCAAAAAACTTTGTTTTGTTGGTGACGGAAACAATGTATGTAATTCTTTGCTTTTAATGGCACCTCTTGTTGGAATGGACATGTCTGTAGCATGCCCTGAAGGTTATGAACCTAACGAAGACATTGTTAATACGGCCAAAAAATTAGCGAAAGATCATAATAAGGAAATTACTATCAGTTCTGATTTAAAAGTCGCTCTTGATAATGTGGATGTAGTCTATACTGATGTTTGGGTAAGCATGGGTGATGAAAAAGAAGCAGAACAAAGACAAAAAGATTTTGCACCTTATCAAGTTAATTCAGATTTAATGAGTTTAGCTAATGATGGGGCTATTTTTATGCATTGCTTACCGGCTATTCGTGGTCAGGAAGTTAGCGGTGAAGTTATTGACGGTCCCCAATCAGTGGTCTTTGATGAAGCTGAAAACAGACTTCATGCACAAAAAGCGGTTCTTTATCACTTTTTAAAATAA
- a CDS encoding MarR family winged helix-turn-helix transcriptional regulator, with product MGLEDEKDVPTIPFVGTIHRKYGIFINNKMKKYNLSFGQYPFLIELYDKGPSTQQNLAKIFQLNESTITRALNKLEEKGYIEKHPNYENKRKNYVKVTSKGAKIAKEVMDYDKQWDKICSENLSEKEFEEFKTTLKKIYSTIVKREEK from the coding sequence ATGGGGCTTGAAGACGAAAAAGACGTTCCCACAATTCCTTTTGTTGGAACAATACACCGAAAATATGGGATATTCATAAATAATAAAATGAAAAAGTATAATTTAAGTTTTGGACAGTACCCCTTTTTAATAGAATTATATGATAAAGGACCGTCAACACAGCAAAATCTAGCTAAAATATTCCAACTTAATGAAAGTACCATAACACGAGCACTAAACAAACTAGAAGAAAAAGGATATATTGAAAAACACCCAAACTATGAAAACAAAAGAAAAAATTATGTCAAAGTTACTTCCAAAGGTGCCAAAATAGCTAAAGAAGTTATGGACTACGATAAACAGTGGGACAAAATTTGCAGTGAAAATTTAAGCGAAAAAGAGTTTGAAGAATTTAAAACCACACTTAAAAAAATATATTCAACTATAGTAAAAAGAGAAGAAAAATGA
- a CDS encoding HIRAN domain-containing protein, with the protein MGICPRCGSWVDEGDVCRSCGGVREVEYDEYDEYDEGDEEVCDDPYVDLEAIRYSADEKLESAMFEKRANHNLKEAMRLVNSAIDEIGSYGELNDLKQWALSLKSEIKGEMEDVAADKRYEGILKRKGRDKLVHMCGYDRMFNSNDLVFRLVKEKSGFINVCYGDMKIGYVSENWGHEICYSSVSELTNLPKVSYAKYFCRYPGRYNYVPDSGWVILELLDDYSPRKYWTEINKEIKLNIDDDLLKKRETEARKKVRQLITINQHSKKDLITIVGTSFQKQVQFKEGMKLKLVKEPDNSYDKDAIAVYVGSDKVGYVANSNETNFSKSSMASELKNLPKISHARYLTDYFDYHIAKLKWE; encoded by the coding sequence ATGGGAATTTGTCCAAGATGCGGTAGTTGGGTTGATGAAGGAGATGTATGCAGATCTTGTGGTGGAGTCAGAGAGGTTGAATATGATGAATATGATGAATATGATGAAGGTGATGAAGAGGTATGTGATGATCCTTATGTGGATTTAGAGGCAATAAGGTACAGTGCAGACGAAAAATTAGAATCTGCAATGTTTGAAAAAAGGGCTAATCATAATTTAAAAGAGGCTATGAGATTAGTTAATAGTGCTATTGATGAAATTGGTAGTTATGGTGAATTAAATGATTTAAAACAATGGGCATTGTCTTTAAAATCTGAAATTAAGGGAGAAATGGAGGATGTTGCTGCCGATAAACGCTATGAAGGTATTTTAAAAAGGAAAGGTAGGGATAAATTAGTTCATATGTGCGGATATGACCGCATGTTTAATTCCAATGATTTAGTTTTTAGATTGGTAAAAGAAAAGAGCGGATTTATTAACGTATGTTATGGTGACATGAAAATAGGTTATGTTTCAGAAAATTGGGGTCATGAAATATGTTATTCATCAGTTAGTGAGCTTACAAATCTTCCAAAAGTATCATATGCCAAGTATTTTTGCAGATATCCTGGAAGATATAATTATGTGCCTGATTCTGGTTGGGTAATACTTGAATTATTAGATGATTATTCACCAAGAAAATACTGGACAGAAATTAATAAAGAAATAAAACTAAATATTGATGATGATTTACTAAAAAAAAGGGAGACAGAAGCTAGAAAAAAAGTAAGGCAACTAATAACTATTAATCAACACTCAAAAAAAGATTTAATTACAATAGTTGGGACTTCTTTTCAAAAACAGGTACAATTTAAAGAAGGAATGAAATTAAAATTAGTTAAGGAACCGGATAATTCTTACGATAAGGATGCAATAGCTGTCTATGTAGGTAGTGATAAAGTAGGTTATGTTGCAAATAGCAATGAAACTAATTTTAGTAAGTCTTCCATGGCTTCAGAACTTAAAAATCTTCCAAAAATAAGTCATGCCAGGTATTTGACGGATTATTTTGATTATCATATAGCTAAGTTAAAATGGGAGTAG
- a CDS encoding acetolactate synthase large subunit, translated as MRGGEAIIESLKRMGVNTIFGYPGGQTIPFYDMLYDADMDHILVRHEQCAAHAADGFARASGKVGVCLATSGPGATNLVTGIATAYMDSSPIIAITGQVPTHLIGNDAFQEADIIGITMPITKHSFQPKDPNLIPSIVKTSFEIAESGRPGPVLIDVPKEIQEGELDSFDDSLISTPGYNPTLKGNIKQVRKARDLIRESKKPIILAGAGVILANASQELKELSYLINAPVMTSLLGKGAIDETDDMALGMLGMHGRKVANDSINDSDLIIAVGIRFSDRATGRLDSFAPNSKIIHIDIDPAEIGKNVDVDLPIVGDAKNVLSSLINVLKDYESNEDAKKWVKLLIERKKECLPRVTYDDIPLKPQSVIREISEVLTPDSILTTDVGQNQMWAAHFYDTQKPRKFISSGGLGTMGFGLPAAIGAKVACPEDPVVSINGDGGFLMVCQELATIRDYDIPVIAVVLENRTLGMVYQWQNLLYNGRYSETKLGASPDFVKLAESFGVNATRITKPGETKEALKSAIKDNEPILLDVIIDKDETLPMVPPGAAIDEMIGEYKLEKDV; from the coding sequence ATGAGAGGCGGAGAAGCAATAATTGAATCCCTAAAAAGAATGGGGGTAAATACAATCTTTGGTTATCCTGGAGGACAAACCATACCGTTTTATGACATGTTATATGATGCAGACATGGATCATATATTGGTTAGACATGAACAGTGTGCAGCTCATGCAGCAGATGGATTTGCAAGAGCTTCCGGTAAAGTGGGTGTGTGTTTGGCTACTTCTGGCCCCGGTGCAACTAATCTTGTAACTGGTATTGCTACTGCTTATATGGATTCTTCTCCAATCATAGCTATTACTGGTCAAGTACCAACACATTTAATAGGTAATGACGCTTTTCAAGAAGCTGATATTATAGGAATTACCATGCCTATTACTAAACACAGTTTCCAGCCAAAAGATCCTAATTTAATACCTTCCATTGTTAAAACAAGCTTTGAAATAGCTGAAAGTGGAAGGCCAGGTCCGGTTTTAATTGATGTTCCAAAAGAAATTCAGGAAGGAGAATTGGATTCTTTTGATGATTCATTAATTTCAACACCAGGTTATAATCCAACTTTAAAAGGAAACATTAAACAAGTTAGAAAAGCCCGTGATTTGATAAGGGAATCTAAAAAACCGATTATCCTTGCAGGTGCAGGAGTTATATTAGCTAATGCTTCACAGGAGTTAAAAGAATTATCTTATTTAATAAATGCTCCGGTCATGACATCCTTACTTGGTAAAGGAGCTATTGATGAAACAGATGATATGGCATTAGGTATGCTTGGAATGCATGGAAGAAAAGTAGCTAATGATTCAATAAATGATAGTGATTTGATTATAGCTGTAGGTATAAGATTTTCAGACAGGGCAACAGGAAGATTAGACAGTTTTGCACCTAATTCTAAAATTATCCATATAGACATTGATCCTGCTGAAATAGGTAAAAATGTAGATGTTGATTTGCCTATTGTAGGTGATGCTAAAAATGTTTTATCTTCATTAATTAATGTTTTAAAAGATTATGAAAGTAATGAAGATGCAAAAAAATGGGTTAAACTTCTTATAGAACGTAAAAAAGAATGTCTCCCTAGAGTTACTTATGATGATATTCCATTAAAACCACAAAGTGTTATACGAGAAATCAGTGAAGTTTTAACTCCTGATTCTATTTTAACAACTGATGTAGGTCAAAATCAAATGTGGGCGGCTCATTTCTATGATACTCAAAAGCCACGTAAATTCATATCTTCCGGAGGTTTGGGAACTATGGGATTCGGATTGCCTGCAGCTATTGGTGCTAAAGTAGCATGTCCTGAAGATCCTGTTGTATCTATTAACGGTGACGGAGGATTTTTAATGGTTTGTCAGGAGTTGGCTACTATTAGAGATTATGATATTCCTGTTATTGCAGTTGTTTTAGAAAATAGGACTCTTGGAATGGTTTATCAATGGCAAAACTTATTATATAATGGAAGATATTCTGAAACTAAATTAGGAGCAAGTCCTGATTTTGTTAAATTAGCTGAAAGTTTTGGAGTTAATGCAACCAGAATTACAAAACCTGGAGAAACTAAAGAGGCATTAAAATCAGCTATTAAGGATAATGAACCTATTTTGCTTG